The following coding sequences are from one Lolium rigidum isolate FL_2022 chromosome 6, APGP_CSIRO_Lrig_0.1, whole genome shotgun sequence window:
- the LOC124668332 gene encoding uncharacterized protein LOC124668332, giving the protein MAWTGASATSSEANLGEASPSERLECVCQFQKACCWGRLHFPQELLLLRQQGELEQGEVIYGGRRQVAELLLQQRGELEQAEVVGGATTLRQVAELLLLWQHLELEHGGVICGAGGGKWRRCCSGSVLRLRSGELGSLASSDQWRDGIAGEPGAILDGSQVLALLAILASRTEALDRSQLASGGGALDRSQLASGGGARSIPASAGSIPAAGIHQRAEVLSTERGGSTSERTCALSCKDFEIFRTEM; this is encoded by the exons ATGGCATGGACTGGCGCTTCCGCCACATCTTCAGAG GCCAACCTAGGAGAGGCATCTCCTTCAGAGCGTTTGGAGTGTGTTTGTCAGTTCCAAAAGGCTTGTTGCTGGGGACGCCTTCATTTTCCTCAG gagctgctgctgctccgGCAGCAAGGCGAGCTAGAGCAAGGCGAGGTGATCTACGGCGGGCGGAGGCAGGTGGCGGAGCTGCTGCTCCAGCAGCGCGGAGAGCTGGAGCAAGCGGAGGTGGTTGGCGGAGCCACCACTCTGAGGCAGGTAGCAGAGCTGCTGCTGCTCTGGCAGCATCTCGAGCTGGAACATGGCGGGGTGATCTGCGGGGCAGGCGGAGGCAAGTGGCGGAGGTGCTGCTCCGGCAGCGTGCTGAGGCTGAGGTCCGGCGAGCTGGGATCGCTGGCGAGCTCGGATCAATGGCGAGATGGGATCGCTGGCGAGCCTGGGGCCATATTAGACGGATCGCAGGTGCTGGCCCTGCTGGCGATCTTGGCGAGCCGGACGGAGGCGCTGGATCGATCCCAGCTAGCGAGCGGAGGAGGTGCGCTGGATCGATCCCAGCTAGCGAGCGGAGGAGGTGCTAGATCGATCCCAGCTAGCGCTGGATCGATCCCAGCAGCTGGGATCCATCAGCGAGCGGAGGTGCTGAGTACCGAGCGGGGTGGATCTACATCTGAGCGGACATGTGcactgagttgtaaagatttcgaaATATTTAGGACGGAAATGTAA